The sequence below is a genomic window from Pithys albifrons albifrons isolate INPA30051 chromosome 21, PitAlb_v1, whole genome shotgun sequence.
aGGGCTggatatattttttgttttacttcaaaGTGGCTGGTTTGCTTGGGCACTTTCCCAAAGCTTTGGCAACTCTCTGTTCTCATCCAGGGAGTTCCCTGTTTTCAGGAGTCACGCTGCAGCCTTGAGGCTGAGAATAAAtcttgagggtttttctttgttttgggttttagTCTGACCTGAGTCTCCCTTCTGAGAGTGACAAGAGTCATGTTTTCATTAACAGCTTAGCCTTGAGTTTTCTGTCAGACCTGGCATGGAGTCCTGTACCAGCACAGAGTCCTCATTTGCCAAATGAGTAATCACCATTTaacagtgatttctttttctctccaggGCCGAAACATAGTGGTTTTCTATGGCTCCCAGACGGGCACAGCAGAGGAGTTTGCCAATCGTCTCTCCAAAGATGCTCATCGCTACGGCCTCCGGGGCATGGCAGCGGATCCAGAGGAGTATGACCTGGTAATTTAGCCATGAGCAGCCTCAGGATAGCTGACATCCTGTTAGTGCCCCCTAAAAAACCCCGAGGACCCTGGCCATGGGACAGCTGGCCTTCTAGTAGTGTCATTTAAGGGAGAAAAGATCAGCCTGAGAGATGATGAGATGGGCTTGGTCCCTGCAATTCTGCATTCTCCTGGTCCCTTGAATCTTTGTGTGGAAAATCCCAGTGCTTTTCTGATGGGGTGGAACTATTGGCTTGCAATCCAGTGAGGGTGGTCGGCTTGATTTCCCCTGCctttttgtgtgggtttggcCTTTCCCAGCCCCTTTTGTAATCAAGTGGTGCTGTTCTGCACACCTACAGTGGAGGAATAGGCTGGTCCTGTAACCACTTTGTGGAATCCTTAGCGGTTCGTTCTTCCCTTTGGTTGCAGTCGGACCTGAGTCGCCTCTCGGAGATCGACAAGTCCTTGGCTGTGTTCTGCATGGCCACCTACGGAGAGGGGGATCCCACAGACAATGCCCAGGATTTCTATGACTGGCTGCAGGAGACTGACGCCGACCTGTCGGGTCTGCGGTTTGCGGTGAGTGGCTCAGCTCCGGTTTGTGTTGTTTGGGCAGGAAAGCCAAGAGCCCTCTGCTGTGCATGGGGGGAAAGGCACAGCATGTCTGTGCCTTATACACCTGTTTTAGATGAGGCCCCTACTGTCTTCCTTCCCAGGCTTTCTGGGCACTTGGAAATGTACATCTGAGGGCTCTGAGTGCAGATGTCAGAGTTCTCTCTCCACTCCCTAAACATGAGGGTTTGCTGGTACAAACAGCCCCAAACAGGCCTGCAGGCAGTGAATACAACATCTTTAAATGAGCTACAGGCTACTGCTCCTCAGAAGCTAATTGAGCAGCCCGGGGCTAGATCTTCTCCCACAATTTAAATCACCTGGAGTGTGTAGTGtcttcctgtgctgagctgaATAACTGGCTGAGGTACAGCCACCTCACCCAAACCCTGGCCAAACTCCTTAGGCAGCATAATAATTGCAAATGAGGATAAAATCCACTGCTGGAGATGTGAAGCTGCTCTGTATGAAGCAGTGAGCAAACACTTACTGTGTGGTTTGTGGGAGACAAAGGCCAGCAATCGTTTTCCAGGCAGTCCAGACTCTTACTGGTCCCTCGAGGGTGCCGGAGTTCTTGTAAGTGCATCCTTTTGACATGCCTGAGTCCAGGCTCAGGGAAGGTGCTGGTGCCTTCTGACCAGTGGTAGATTCTTACCCAAGGTCCAAGAGCTggtgaggagctgggagaggtcCTGCTGTCTTTTTTCCAACTTCATTTGCTGGGTAGTACTGGCCAGAGTATGTTACATGGATGGGAAAAGTCCAGCTTGtgcttctccatgctcatgAGTGTTCCCTTCCAGGTCTTTGGGCTGGGTAACAAGACTTATGAGCACTTCAATGCCATGGGAAAGTATGTGGACAAGAGACTGGAGGAACTTGGAGCCCAGCGGATCTTTGAACTTGGGCTGGGAGATGATGATGGCAAGTGAGTACCTTGGGTTGAGGGGCTGGTCAGAGCTGGCTAAAGCAGCTTGGAGTGGACCTTGGCAGGGAGTTGGCTGTGCtaccaagacagaaataaaCTCTACAGGGCTCCTTGTGGGAGTTGGCATAACTCTGAGCGTGTGTCTGTCTGCTGTCTCTCCCACAATCGGATCCCTGTACACAGGGAGTATCCTGGGGAATCCTGTGTCTGGGAAATCCCACATCAGCTTTAAATGCCCAGAGGtacacactggagcaggctttgtagcctcctctgcccctgtcctgcTATAGCTCCTTTGCTAACACAGCCTGCATAGATGAACTCACCCATCCCTGTGGAGAAGGCAGATTCCATCTCCTTGGAGGTGTTTTATAGTGGGAGGCTGCAGTTTTCCAACTTGgacaatgatttttattttattttacttctctgtgCTCAcctgagcaccctgggacaTTGTATCAACCTGTGGCTTTACCTCTGAGGTCTGCAGGGTCTGATGAGAGGTTTGTGATGTGTGTGAGGGGCTCTGAACCCAGAAGAATAAACTTTACTGTGGTGAAATCTGCATTTTAGGAAGGGGACCTCATGGCAGGAGTGGGCAAGGAGGGAGGTGAGGTGGTTTAAGACCAAGCCTGAATAACAAAGCCTTCCTCTGCAGACCTGGTGAAAGGAGTGGTGGCTGGAATAGCAACAGTTACCACTCAGTGCTCTGGCAATCTTTTCCTGGTAATCTGTGGGCATATGGATTTACCAAAACTGTCTTGGGTCCAAGGCAAATGCCTTTTCCCATGATGAAGGGAGGAAGTCCATAGCAATCTCAGATGGCTCTTCTGGGAATGCCCCTTtgctcccagctggagctgggttAGTgactctttctttctccctggcTAGCCTGGAAGAAGACTTCATCACCTGGAGAGAGCAGTTCTGGCCAGCAGTGTGTGAGCACTTCGGGGTGGAGGCTACGGGAGAGGagtccaggtgggtttgggagcAGCTCCTTTTGGGTGCCAGAGAGACAAACCACCTCTGACTGGTGGCTGTGACACCAGCCCTGGACTGCTGTTCCCTTTGCACTGCCTCCCCTTCCAGACTCGAGAGGGCATGTGCAAAGTAGAGCAGGAAAGTGGGACTGTTTGGCCTGAGCCTGGTGCAAGCTTGAGCCCAGCTCTGGATTCCTGTTCTGACTGGGGACATGGTGGGTTTGGTTACTTTGGGGATGGCTGAGCTGATTGTGATGCTCCCAGTGAGGCTGAGgttttgtcttggtttgggttttctgcACAGGTTTCCTGATTCCTCAGGAGAGGGTTGGAATTCACGTTTGTTTTTGAGCTGCAGCAAGTTAATCACAGTATATGCTGCTTCCTACTGGTACCTTGTAGTTACCAGTTtgacttttttctctccccttttctcccccaGCATCCGCCAGTATGAGCTGGTGGTGCAGACAGATGTGAACATGAACAAAGTCTACACGGGTGAGATGGGCCGGCTCAAGAGCTACGAGAACCAGAAGCCGTGAGTGCCAACCCCCTGGGCAGGGTGTATGTGGGGCAGGGGTTGGCTGATGAGTCCTTGATGTCTCTAACAACGCCTGCTGTGTGGGCAGTGTGATTTCTGGAATGCAGCAGGTCTCTGCCCAGGAGGAAAGGGCTCAGATCTCCACTGGGACTCTTGAGATTCCCCAGTTAATGAATCATTGGTGGGGAGGAGGTGCCTGTGGTCCTGTGTGCTTTTTGTCTGGTACACCCACAGCATCTGTCTTGAGCTTTTCTTTGCCTGGGGTGGCCAGTACATGATGGCTGCTGGCATTATTGCTGTGGGGAAATCAGCTGTATAAACTAATTCCagcctgaaatatttcttttgtgatGTGACAGTCCCTCCAATCTGCTTGTGTGTCACTTGTTCTTCATGGGTCAGAAAGTGTagactgctgtgctgtgcttagAAGGAAAAGGATGTGTTTCTGTGCCAGTGTGGGTAGCAGCAGGATCATAATTTGGTTTGTGCTGTGGTGTGGTGTGCTTGGAACATGACCCAAATCATGGGAGTCTGCTCTAGAGGCACAGGGAACATGGCTGGATACAAACAGCACCATGAGCTGCAGAAGCAAAACCAGAAGGCCCTTGTGTTTCCTTCCAGACCATTTGATGCCAAGAACCCCTTCCTGGCCAAGGTTACAGAGAACCGCAAACTGAATGAGGGTGGAGAGCGACACCTGATGCATCTGGAGCTGGATATCTCCAATTCCAAAATCAGGTAGTTTTCTGTGGGAGTCTGCTCCTCTGTTTTGTCAGGAGCAGTCTGCATCAGGAGCAAAAAACAAGCATGTGGCCCTGCTCTTAAAACCCCTTTCACTGACTCAAATTCCCTAAATTACTAGAAAGTCATGAATCCAGGTGCCTTAATGTAACAAAGTACTTCAGAGGTTTTGAGCAGCTTTGCTTCATGCCTGTCTGGAACTTGGCCTGTCCTAGCTGGAACTCTGGCATTGTTGAAGTGTCTGGCAAAACTGCTGTTACCTTGGAGGTCCCTTGTAAAAACCCTGGTTCTTAAAACCAGTTTCCCACAATGGTCCTTCCTGCTGTTACTGTGGGCTCTGGGAATCCCTGATGGTGCAGGCACTGAGCAGCAATGGGAACTCAGTGTTGTCCTGCTGCCTCTTGCACCAGCCCACTTGTCTTTTGGGGATGGGCAAGAAATGGTGCAGGTGTTCCATGttttctccctcctgctctTGTGGCAGGTATGAGTCTGGGGACCACGTGGCCGTGTACCCAGCTAATGACTCCTCTCTGGTGAACCAGATCGGTGAGATCCTGGGCACGGATCTGGACATTGTCATGTCCCTAAACAACTTGGATGGTGAGTATGGATGACCCCTGAGTGTCAGCAGTTCTCCTTCAGCTGTGGCCTCTGTCCTTGCCACCAGAGGAGGATCCAGATCACCCTCAGGTCCTGTGGGGCACCTCCAGGCAGACAGATGTCCCACAGCCACTCCAAATGCTGTGCTGCTCTACCAATGGCACAGGGCCTGTGTACTGAGAGCAGCTGAAGTGGGTCAGTTGTGAAATGTGTTTAGTGTGCCCATTCAACAACAAATTATGTAACAGCACACTCCTAATTACAGAGCATCAGCCCACCAGAGCAttcctcagctgcagcagccctggagctccACAGGGCCCTTACTGTGTAAGATGTTCTTGTTCAGTCCTGGGAGGAGGCTCAGGCCTTGAGACTGAACTGCCAGGAGGGCGCACTTGTGCTCATACAAAGAGCTCTTCCTGGGTAGtgttcccagcagagccagcctctggcaggatggagatggcagctgctgcctgtcacactcctgaagcagcacagccagtCCTGAGTCATCGGATGTGGTGGCCCAGAAGCCTGAGGGAGCTCTTGTTTTCAAGAGAGGAAGTGGCTTTAATGCACTGTTGGAGCCTGTGGCCCTCTGTTCAGTGTCCCAGGTTGTCCAGCCTCACGCTGTTATTCCTGTCCCTTATGGATCTCTCAGTTTTCTGAGCTGAATGGCTCCAACCTTGACTGCTGGTGCTGACCTTTCCCAAGAACATTCTGAGCACAGCTGTCTGTGACTAAATGAGCCTGAGGACACTTTTGAGGGCAGATCCGATGAGGTGTAAGTGTGTGAGGCCAAATTAGCTGTGGAGGGGAGTCTCCCTGCCTGATCTGGGTATTTACTGGACTCTGTGCATGGACATCTCAGGGCAGAGAGCCCTGCTGAGGAGCACTGAGTTTATTTTTTGCTGCTAAACTGTCAGGCAGCATCTGTGAAACACAGAATGGGCTACTGGGAGGTGGAGTTGCCTGGAGAGAGAGGTGCTTTAATGGGAGACTGGGGCTTTGgcccacagctgctccctcctccgTGGAGCCCTGCTCTGTCTCCAGCCCTCACACACCATGTGTAGCCGCTGACATGAAATCTTGACATAACAGCATGTAGatgctgatttttaatttttctttctctccctcttctccagAGGAATCCAACAAGAAAcatcccttcccctgccccacaTCCTACCGAACAGCCCTGACATACTACCTGGACATCACCAACCCTCCCCGCACCAACGTGCTGTACGAGCTGGCCCAGTATGCCACGGACACTGGGGAGCAGGAGCGCCTGCGGAAAATGGCTTCATCCGCTGCCGAGGGCAAGGTGGGagcactgcccttcccagcaaagctgctgggctgcactggTTACTGGGGGATCCCCAGAAGGGGTCCAGGGCTGGGCAAGAAGCCCAGGGGGGTGTTTGCCAGCCATGAAGGGAGGTGGTCATGCGTGTGCCCTCCTCCTGCAGGCCCTGTACCTGAGCTGGGTGGTGGAGGCCCGGAGGAACATCCTGGCCATCCTGCAGGACATGCCCTCGCTGCGCCCCCCCATCGACCACCTGTGCGAGCTCCTGCCCCGCCTGCAGGCCCGGTACTACTCCATCGCCTCCTCCTCCAAGGTGAGCTGCTTCCAGCAGGGAATGAGGCTGTGGAGGCACCGCTtcagaggcagctccagagccACCGTCCTTGGCTGGGGACTGGACACGCAGAGCTTGTCCTGGTGGCACTTGCTGTGAGAGGAGCAGATTTAGCTATCTCTGTGCATGGAGTTATCCCAGCTCCCACAGGGTCTGCAGAGGGTCCCACACTGCAGCCAGCTGTATCCTGATACTCCCACACTCCCTGAGGCCCTGCTCCTCATCACCCATCAGCCTGGCTGTTAGGACTTGGAAGAAGGTGGAATTTTAGGGGCTGGTCAAAATTCACTCATTGCTTAGTACTTGAAGCCCTAAGGTGGTTGGCAATACCCAGGTAAGCTCAGTGGTCCTGTGATGAGTCAGGCACAAGACAGAAGCCCCATGAGGAACACTCAGGGAGGAATAGCTGTCCCAGAGTTAATATTAAActccttcccatccctgagCACAAGGAACTGGGCTGTGGGGTGCCaacatcccttccctgcaggttCATTCCAATTCCATCCACATCTGTGCTGTGACGGTGGAGTACAAGACCAAGACAGGCCGCATGAACAAAGGGGTGGCCACCAACTGGCTCAAGAACAAGGTGCCTGACCAGAACGGGAGCAACTCCCTGGTGCCCATGTACGTGCGGAAGTCGCAGTTCCGGCTGCCCTTCAAGCCCAGCACCCCCGTGATCATGATCGGGCCGGGGACCGGCGTCGCCCCCTTCATTGGCTTCATCCAGGAGCGGGCCTGGCTGAAGCAGCAGGGTGAGTGCCCAGGAGCTTCCCAGGGGCTgaggctcctgcagcacagcattcTGTGGGGGCCAGTTGGTGCCTCTGAGGTGCAGCTCGTGCTGCTCATGTCGCTGATGGGTCCAAAAAAAAGCGGAGGAGGTGGGGCAGGGTGAATAGTAACATAGTGTTGCCCAGCACGAGGGTGCTTTGTCCTTCTCTTGGCCATGGACGGTGTTTGTGGGTTGGATAGACCTGAGGCAGTTCTCTGACCTCTGCCACTACTTATCAAATAACCACAGTGAAGACACACTCATTTCTAAAGCCGATGACCACCCCTGGGAATCAGCCTCAAGCTTCCCCATATAACCAGAAGCAGTTGAGCAGCTCTCCCTCCCCTGGGTTGGCAGGACTGGGAGAACAGAGAGGACAAGACTGGGGCTTCTGGGATTGACAGGACCaggggaggtggggagggaacCAGTTTGGGGGCTGCCAGGGACCAGCTGATGGGggggctgtgtgtccctgcaggcaAAGAGGTGGGTGAGACGGTGCTTTACTACGGCTGCCGCCACGAGCGTGAGGACTACCTGTACCGGGAGGAGCTGGCCCACTTCCAGAAGGAGGGAGTCCTCACCCAGCTCCATGTGGCCTTCTCCAGGGACCAAGCTGAGAAGGTACTGCTCCAGTCACCCCACCATTGCTCCCAGCCATAACCCCAGAGCTGGAAACTCCCAGCCTGGAGGGCCCATGACAGGCAGGAGCACCCAGCACCTCCACTGTCTCCTGGAGCCATGAGAATGGGCTTGGCTTCCTGTCATCGCCCTGGCCTGTGGTGCTGAGGCTCTGCTCCTCTCACCACATTCCCACCTTGTTTTCTGCCAGGTTTATGTCCAGCACTTACTGAAGAAGAACAAGGAAAACGTCTGGAAGCTGGTTAATGAGGGAATGGCTCATATCTATGTGTGCGGGTAGGTCTGGTGGCAGGGAAGGGATTTCGGAAAACATTCCTATTCTCAGGAACATgagtgcctcagtttccccagctGTGTGGTACAAGCCCTGGGAGGGTTATGCTGTCCTGGTTCTAGGGAGGGCAAAGGGCCAGGCAGGTGGGCTGGGGTGagccctgtgtgtctgtgtggggaGGTGACAGGGCTCTGTGACCCTGTTGGGATATTGTCTCACTCACAACCCTTTGTTTGCAGCGATGCCCGTAACATGGCCCGGGATGTGCAGAACACCTTCTATGAGATCGTCTCTGAACTGGGGAACATGAGCCAGCCCCAGGCCGTGGACTATGTAAAGAAACTGATGACAAAGGGCCGGTACTCTCTGGATGTCTGGAGCTAAAAGTGGGGCTGGTGGGGCCGGGGAGAGAACAGGTCCACAGGTGTGGGCCCACGGGGGTGAAAGTGCCTGCTCGcccactgctgctgtgggtgaTGGTGTTGTCCCCAGCCCACAGCTACCCCAGTGTCACTCCCAACCCCTCCTGCACCACAGCAGCCCCTCGGGGCAGGCTGTGTACCCTGGGGGGCAGAAGGGGTTGAGAGGGGCAGGGGGTAGCTCAGGCTGCTGTCCAGGAGCCGCGGTGCCCCCGGCACCCCAAGGCGCACCTCATGGCACCAGCGTTTGCCTTGAGGTCAGGGACACAGCTGACGTGGGACAGAAGGGATGGATGCTGCCAGGAAGCTCTGGGGTCCTTCTCTGAACATGAGGTGTTGCCTTATCCCCAGGggctggagcccaccctgtcctgctggcacagcaga
It includes:
- the POR gene encoding NADPH--cytochrome P450 reductase — its product is MGEARMDPDLSPPDSTAQQDSLFSMTDVFLISLIVGLFTYWFFFRKKKEEVPDLPKMQTVVAPQRDSSFIEKMKKTGRNIVVFYGSQTGTAEEFANRLSKDAHRYGLRGMAADPEEYDLSDLSRLSEIDKSLAVFCMATYGEGDPTDNAQDFYDWLQETDADLSGLRFAVFGLGNKTYEHFNAMGKYVDKRLEELGAQRIFELGLGDDDGNLEEDFITWREQFWPAVCEHFGVEATGEESSIRQYELVVQTDVNMNKVYTGEMGRLKSYENQKPPFDAKNPFLAKVTENRKLNEGGERHLMHLELDISNSKIRYESGDHVAVYPANDSSLVNQIGEILGTDLDIVMSLNNLDEESNKKHPFPCPTSYRTALTYYLDITNPPRTNVLYELAQYATDTGEQERLRKMASSAAEGKALYLSWVVEARRNILAILQDMPSLRPPIDHLCELLPRLQARYYSIASSSKVHSNSIHICAVTVEYKTKTGRMNKGVATNWLKNKVPDQNGSNSLVPMYVRKSQFRLPFKPSTPVIMIGPGTGVAPFIGFIQERAWLKQQGKEVGETVLYYGCRHEREDYLYREELAHFQKEGVLTQLHVAFSRDQAEKVYVQHLLKKNKENVWKLVNEGMAHIYVCGDARNMARDVQNTFYEIVSELGNMSQPQAVDYVKKLMTKGRYSLDVWS